A single region of the Devosia sp. FJ2-5-3 genome encodes:
- a CDS encoding response regulator encodes MPKTVMIVEDNELNMKLFNDLLESRGYRVIQTRSGMEALELARAHMPDLILMDIQLPEVSGLVVTKWLKDDDQLAHIPIIAVTAFAMKGDEERILQGGCEGYISKPISVPHFLETIAQYIGPA; translated from the coding sequence TGATCGTGGAAGACAACGAGCTCAACATGAAGCTCTTCAACGATCTGCTCGAATCGCGCGGTTATCGGGTCATCCAGACGCGAAGCGGCATGGAGGCCCTTGAGCTGGCCAGAGCACATATGCCCGACCTGATCCTCATGGACATCCAATTGCCCGAAGTCTCGGGCCTGGTTGTGACCAAATGGCTCAAGGACGACGATCAACTCGCCCACATTCCGATCATCGCGGTCACCGCCTTCGCCATGAAGGGCGACGAGGAGAGGATTCTCCAAGGCGGCTGCGAGGGTTACATCTCCAAACCTATCTCCGTGCCACACTTTCTGGAAACTATTGCCCAATACATTGGACCAGCCTGA
- a CDS encoding DUF983 domain-containing protein has translation MSEQATVLNAPEDRNVGQSIWRGTLCRCPHCGKGKLFRSYLKVADQCASCGEELKYHRADDFPPYIAITIVGHVIIFLMMHMDMEYQISPMFYLLTMIPLAIVMSLALLPPIKGAIVGWQWASRMYGFGAVRND, from the coding sequence ATGTCCGAGCAGGCCACTGTTCTCAACGCCCCTGAAGATCGCAATGTCGGCCAGTCGATCTGGCGCGGGACACTGTGTCGTTGTCCCCATTGCGGCAAGGGCAAGCTGTTCCGCTCCTACCTCAAGGTCGCCGACCAGTGTGCCTCTTGCGGCGAAGAGCTGAAATATCATCGCGCTGATGATTTTCCGCCCTATATCGCGATCACCATTGTCGGCCACGTCATCATCTTCCTGATGATGCACATGGACATGGAATATCAGATCAGTCCGATGTTCTACCTGCTCACCATGATCCCGCTCGCCATCGTCATGTCCCTGGCTCTCCTGCCCCCGATCAAGGGCGCCATCGTCGGTTGGCAGTGGGCAAGCCGCATGTATGGCTTCGGCGCCGTCCGCAACGACTGA
- a CDS encoding PleD family two-component system response regulator — translation MTARVLIVDDVPTNVRLLEARLTAEYFEVLTANSGPQALAICAENDVDIILLDVMMPDMDGFEVCRRLKANPKTHHVPVLMITALDQPSDRVRGLEVGADDFLTKPVDDMQLMARVKSLVRLKGLTDELRARAMTGQQIAIEDALRAMDNISASGGSLLLIDSDVRHAERIRAQLASEHKVDILTAPADAVFQVSGSRYELALVSMALGEFDPLRVCSQIRTVDHTRGLPIILIAEEADKPKVLRALDLGINDFISRPVERNELLARVRTQIRRHRYAMELRESVNSTMALAVTDDLTGLYNRRYFDRHLNVMLGKAQNQERDLALMILDIDHFKAVNDNYGHDIGDAVLREFSARLKRNVRGVDLACRFGGEEFVVLMPDTDVASAEMVAERVRHAIAERPFEVGLQRPLSVTVSVGVSLNEDAVDTPETLIKRADVALYRAKREGRNKVVLDAA, via the coding sequence GTGACTGCCCGGGTCCTGATCGTCGACGATGTTCCAACCAATGTGCGCCTGCTCGAAGCGCGGCTGACGGCCGAGTATTTTGAGGTCCTTACGGCCAATTCCGGACCCCAGGCGCTCGCCATATGCGCCGAAAATGACGTCGATATCATCCTTCTCGACGTGATGATGCCCGACATGGACGGGTTCGAGGTCTGTCGGCGATTGAAGGCCAACCCTAAGACGCACCACGTTCCGGTCCTCATGATTACCGCCCTCGACCAGCCTTCCGACCGCGTACGCGGGCTGGAAGTGGGGGCCGACGATTTCCTGACCAAGCCCGTCGACGACATGCAGCTCATGGCCCGGGTGAAGAGCCTGGTGCGCCTCAAAGGTCTGACCGATGAGTTGCGGGCGCGGGCCATGACCGGACAGCAGATCGCCATAGAAGATGCCCTGAGGGCGATGGACAATATTTCGGCCTCTGGTGGCTCCTTGCTGCTCATCGACAGTGATGTTCGTCACGCCGAGAGGATAAGGGCACAGCTCGCCTCCGAGCATAAGGTTGATATCCTGACGGCACCCGCAGACGCGGTCTTCCAGGTTTCGGGTTCCCGCTATGAGCTGGCGCTGGTGAGCATGGCGCTGGGCGAGTTCGACCCCCTGCGCGTATGCTCCCAAATTCGGACGGTAGACCACACAAGGGGCCTGCCGATCATTCTGATCGCCGAAGAGGCGGACAAGCCGAAAGTGCTGCGCGCGCTTGACCTGGGCATCAATGATTTCATCAGCCGGCCCGTAGAGCGCAATGAGCTGCTGGCGCGCGTCCGCACCCAGATTCGCCGCCACCGATACGCGATGGAATTGCGCGAAAGCGTCAACAGCACAATGGCCCTGGCGGTCACCGACGACCTGACCGGGCTCTATAATCGCCGCTATTTTGACAGGCATCTCAATGTGATGCTGGGCAAGGCGCAAAATCAGGAGCGTGATCTGGCCCTGATGATTCTCGACATCGATCACTTCAAGGCCGTGAACGATAATTACGGCCATGACATTGGCGACGCGGTATTGCGCGAGTTCTCGGCCCGCCTCAAGCGCAATGTCCGCGGGGTCGACCTCGCCTGCCGCTTCGGCGGCGAGGAGTTTGTGGTGCTGATGCCGGATACCGATGTCGCAAGCGCCGAGATGGTGGCCGAGCGGGTGCGCCATGCCATTGCCGAGCGGCCATTCGAGGTGGGGCTCCAGCGCCCATTGTCGGTAACGGTCTCGGTGGGAGTGTCGCTCAACGAGGACGCCGTCGATACGCCGGAAACGTTGATCAAGCGGGCGGACGTTGCGCTATACCGGGCCAAGCGCGAGGGGCGCAACAAGGTTGTGCTGGACGCCGCCTGA
- the rpmG gene encoding 50S ribosomal protein L33 has translation MAKAATIKIKLVSTADTGFFYVTKKNARTQTEKLAFKKYDPVVRKHVEFKEAKIK, from the coding sequence ATGGCAAAAGCCGCCACTATCAAGATCAAGCTCGTGTCGACTGCCGATACCGGCTTCTTCTACGTGACCAAGAAGAACGCCCGCACCCAGACCGAAAAGCTGGCGTTCAAGAAGTACGATCCGGTCGTGCGCAAGCACGTCGAATTCAAGGAAGCCAAGATCAAGTAA